Proteins from a genomic interval of Pogoniulus pusillus isolate bPogPus1 unplaced genomic scaffold, bPogPus1.pri scaffold_94_arrow_ctg1, whole genome shotgun sequence:
- the LOC135174610 gene encoding oocyte zinc finger protein XlCOF6-like, whose protein sequence is MEPKKDLCQSRPETEMQHEGKEKEGKEEEEEEEEEEEEEEEEEEEEEEEEEEEEEEEEEEEEEEIAENELEEDLEEEAEEEKEQQDEGEGKAAANASVPGEQCPECGQSLPPGWQPGKQQCPQPGTQRFICSHCGQRRSSLRRRRGATQPDPKLRLVCGECGKSFARNDYLRRHSRIHTGEKPFSCDVCGKSFASGSSLRRHRQTHAEKKPFPCRDCGKSFTNSTALIQHWHVHTGEKPYSCTVCGKSYASSSNLTNHRQKHAGKKFPCGDCGKSFSSKPALNFHRNIHTGEKPYSCGECGKSFYSSTALRVHRRNHAGETFPCAESGKSFTVRSRLKRHCLTHTGEKPYVCDECGKSFVSNVSLSYHRFLHTGEKPYRCGDCGKSFVRSSALICHRYLHTEVGPYSCSECSKSFSSITHLKDHHRIHTGEKPFHCDDCGKNFTTKSQLSSHRHIHIREKLYGSSEPGKRILHSSALSHHRLNHIGVNLHICGECGKTFGSITDLKVHHRIHTGEKPFHCGDCGKNFTTKSQLTNHHRIHTGEKPYTCADCGKSFRQSYTLTKHLRSRRHQKKNSNKASMSPHSQ, encoded by the coding sequence ATGGAGCCGAAGAAGGATCTGTGCCAGAGCCGCCCCGAGACCGAAATGCAGCacgaagggaaagagaaggaaggtaaagaggaggaggaggaggaggaggaggaggaggaggaggaggaggaggaggaggaggaggaggaggaggaggaggaggaggaggaggaggaggaggaggaggaggaggaggaggagatagcaGAGAATGAGTTGGAGGAGGACCTGGAGGAAGAGgcggaggaagagaaagagcagcaggatgaaGGTGAAGGTAAAGCTGCCGCGAACGCCTCTGTGCCAGGCGAGCAGTGCCCCGAGTGTGGGCAGAGCCTCCCGCCCGGCTGGCAGCcggggaagcagcagtgcccccagcctggcacccagcgctTCATCTGCAGCCACTGCGGCCAGAGGCGCTCCAGCCTCCGGCGGCGTCGGGGAGCAACGCAGCCGGACCCCAAGCTTCGGCTGGTGTGCGGcgagtgtggcaagagctttgccagaAACGATTATCTCAGACGTCACAGTCGcatccacaccggggagaagccatTCAGCTGTGAtgtctgtggcaagagctttgccagcGGCTCTAGTCTCCGCAGGCACCGGCAAACGCATGCTGAGAAGAAGCCGTTCCCCTGCCGTGACTGTGGTAAGAGCTTCACCAACAGCACTGCTCTAATTCAGCACTGGCACGtgcacaccggggagaagccatACAGCTGCACTGTCTGTGGCAAGAGCTATGCCAGCAGCTCTAATCTCACCAATCATCGCCAAAAACATGCTGGGAAGAAGTTCCCCTGTGgtgactgcggcaagagcttcagcagcaaacctgctctcAATTTTCACCGCAACAtccacactggggagaagcctTACAGCTGTGgtgagtgtggcaagagcttctaCAGCAGTACTGCTCTCAGAGTACATCGCCGAAACCATGCTGGGGAGACATTCCCCTGTGCTGAGAGTGGAAAGAGCTTCACTGTCAGGTCCCGCCTTAAGCGTCACTGCCTCACCCATACCGGCGAGAAGCCATACGTCTGCGATGAGTGCGGCAAGAGCTTTGTCAGCAACGTTTCTCTCAGTTACCACCGCTTCTtgcacaccggggagaagccgtACAGATGTGgtgactgcggcaagagctttgtccgcagctctgctctcatctgtCACCGTTACCTCCACACCGAGGTCGGTCCATACagctgcagtgagtgcagcaagagcttcagcagcatcactcaCCTCAAAGACCACCATCGCAttcacaccggggagaagccgtTCCACTGCGATGACTGCGGCAAGAACTTCACCACCAAATCCCAGCTGAGCAGTCACCGCCATATCCACATCAGGGAGAAGCTGTATGGCAGCAGTGAACCTGGCAAGAGGattctccacagctctgctctcagtcaTCACCGCCTCAACCACATCGGAGTGAACCTGCACATCTGCGGTGAGTGTGGCAAGACCTTCGGCAGCATCACTGATCTCAAAGTTCACCACCGCATTcacactggggagaagccaTTCCACTgtggtgactgtggcaagaacttCACCACCAAATCCCAGCTGACCAATCACCACCGcatccacaccggggagaagccgtACACCTGCGCcgactgcggcaagagcttccGGCAGAGCTACACCCTGACTAAGCACCTGCGCAGCCGCAGGCACCAGAAGAAGAACAGCAACAAAGCATCCATGAGTCCCCACTCCCAGTGA